The Alteribacter keqinensis DNA segment AGGGGTGAACGTGCGGTCAGGTCATAACCGCCATATTCCGCCCGCTCCACCTGTGTACTGATCGAATCATCTACAAGTGTGGTAAGGGTGGAGTTAATGTTGTTTGTAATAGCCGCTGTATAAACATACTGGTGGGTCATTTTGTCCGCCGTTTCCACAAGCGTTTTAGTTTCCCCGCTTGAAGAAATAAAAATAATGTAATCTCCCTTAGTCACTTTGTTGGAAAACAAGTCAATCATATGGGATTCGTAAATATACATACTCGGCTTGTTTACCTGCATAAGAAGTTTGCTGAAGTACTCACCGAACATTTTGGACAGCCCTACTGCTATGATCACCACCCGGTCCGCTTCTTTCATCCGTCTGCAGATTCTGTTTATATCCTTCTCATCGAGGTTTGAAAGGGTACTTTCTAAATCTTTATGGAATCTGGAGATCGAACTGTCCGTTACCTCTCTCCTTGTTTCCTCTCCTAATTCCTTTAAAGCATATTTAAACTCCGAAAATCCGTCAAAACCAAGCTTTTGGCACATCCTGATAACGGATGTGGTGCTGACGTTGACTTCTTTGGCAAGCGTTGTAAGAGCCATCCCCTTTGCCTCCGGAAGGTGAGCGTCGATAAAATACAACACGTGCTTTTCCGTGTAGCTGAGGGCTGGTACTTTGTTTGCAAAATGAGTCGTAATTTTTCCCATAAAAACGGCACCTGATTTCTTTCAGATTGGCTGCATGAAGTTTCTGTGAGGGGCCGAAAGTCAGCACCTCCGGCTAACACCGCCTCAATAACAGCAGTCCTATTTATTATAGTACAAATAAGCGCAAATTACAGACTGTACATATATACAGTGACTGTACATTCACACCGGTGTATCTCATGTTACAAATAATGTGTAAGCGTTTTACTTAAGCACTGGACAAAATAAAGTAATGCAACATGTCGACATTACTATTTAAATTTAACGATAGAAAAGGAGTGACCAACATGGAACTGCGTTCTCAAACATCGGAAAACCTTATCTTTTTTGATGTGAACTGGTCAACGAAACAGCAAGTACTTGAAGAACTGGTAAATGCCCTTGATGAAGAAGGTATTTTAACATCCAGGCAGGATTTCCTGAATACCGTTTACGAGCGTGAAGAAGTCTCAGCCACGGGCATGGAGAAAGGCCTGGCCATCCCCCACGGTAAATCACCTTCTGTAAAAAAAGCGGCTTTTGCCGTTGCGCGACTGAACCGCCCTCTTTCAGACTGGGAAAGCATTGACCCAAACAACAAGGTAGAGCTCGTTTTCCTTCTGGCGATTCCTGAATCTGAAGGCGGATCGACACACCTGAAGATTCTTTCAGAACTCAGCACCCGTCTCATGAATGAGGAATATTATGCAAACCTTTTCAATGCTAAAAACGCCTCTGAATTTCTTGAAGCCCTTGATGCAGACAAAACTAGTGACACGGAGGCTCCACAACAACCGGTAACCGGTAAAAAAGTGGTTGCCATTACTGCTTGTGCAGCAGGGATTGCCCACACATACATGGCAGCAGAAGCCCTTGAAAAAGCCGGTCGTGAAAATGGTATCCAGGTAAAAGTGGAAAAGCAAGGTGCCAACGGAATTGAAGATGGTCTGACTGCACAGGACATTAAAGAAGCAGATGCCGTCATATTCGCTACAGACATTACCCCCCGGGGAAAAGAGCGCTTCAACGGGTTGCCTTATGTTCAGACCCGGGTTGCTGAACCCCTTAAAAAAGGACCTGAACTTATTGATAAAGCATTAAACAGTCCTGATGGAACCGTTCAGGTGGAAGGCGATGAAGGCAGCAGTGCCGGTAACGGAGAAAAGACCAGCCTCTTGAAGGAAATGGGACAAGGGATCCTAACGGGTATCTCGTACATGATTCCCGTCATTGTCTCTGCCGGTTTAATGATTGGAATTGCAAAACTCGGGGCTATGCCGTTTGGACTTGTGAACGACATTCATGAGCCGAGCTTTGCCACTCATGAAAACCCGCTATTCGTGTTACTGCATCACCTTGATAAATTTGGTGCTTTAATATTTCAGTTTATGTACCCTGTTTTTGCAGCGTTTCTCGCCTTCTCTATTGCCAACCGTCCCGGTATTGTAGCAGGTTTTATCGGCGGTGCTTTTGCAACAGGCATGCACTTCCAGTACTGGGGTGTTGAAGGAGCCGTTGAATCCGGATTTTTAGGAGCGCTGTTTCTGGGTCTTGTCGCCGGTTACACTGCAAAGTTTCTGAATGAAAAAATTAAACTCCATAAAAACCTGCAGGCCATGAAGCCGATGCTCATCATTCCTGCAGTGAGTGTATTGTCTATTTTCCTGATCAACTTTTATTTCGTAGACCCTGTATTCGGGGCTTTAAATGCGGGGATCACAAACCTGATTGAGTCTGCACAGGGCTCTGGAACACTGGTATTATCAGCCATTATCGCTTCTGCCACAGCGTTTGACTTAGGCGGACCTGTAAACAAGGCAGCCGGTGCCATTGCCATCGGTCTTGCCGCAGATCAGATTTTCCCGTTAACACCACGCGTTCTTGCGATTGTTATTCCGCCAATCGGTCTTGGACTGGCTACTCTTCTTGACCGTTATACCGTTGGCCGCCGTGTCTTTGACGCCAACCTTTATGTGGCAGGTAAAACGTCACTGCTGCTTGGTTTTATTGCCATCAGTGAAGGAGCCATTCCATTTATGCTCCGAAACCCGCTGATCACCATTCCGATTAACATCCTCGGGGCTGTGATCGGAGCTTGTACGGCCGTATTCCTCGGTGCTGTTCAATGGTATCCGCTTCCGGCAGTATGGGGCTGGCCACTGGTAGAAAGCTTCTGGGCTTACTTTATCGGACTCGCTGTCGGTGCATTTTTCATTGCTTTTGCCAATATCTTTGTCCGCTATGCCCTGATGGTACGCAACGAACGCAAATCAGCTTAAGCAGCAAGATTTAAAACAGACTTCAGGAGGCATGTTACATGTCATCAAAAAAACAAACCGTATTCGTGGTCCCTCACTCCCACTGGGACCGCGAATGGTACTTTACAATAGAAGATTCCAATGTGTTATTAATTGAAAATATGGACTACCTGCTAAATGTACTTGATGAGGACCCTGAATACCACGCATATATGTTTGACGGCCAGGCTTCTGTTATCGATGAATATATTGCCAGACGTCCCAATGAAAAAGAACGTGTGTCAAGACTGGTAAAAGAAAAGCGGCTGTTTATCGGACCCTGGTATACCCAGACGGACTCCCTTCTTGTAAACAAAGAGTCCATGATCCGCAACCTCCTCTACGGTACCCGTATCGCAGAGGATTACGGTCACAACATGAATATCGGCTACCTTCCCGATATCTTCGGCCAGAATGCATACCTTCCATCGATTTTCAGAGGGTTCGGTCTTGACTACAGCATTTTGCAGCGCGGGGTTTATACAGATGAGCTGAAAGGAAGCATGAATTTCCACTGGACTTCACCTGATGGCGAATCAGTAAAAACAAACAACATGTACTACGGGTACGGCCCGGGTAAGTTTTTATCAG contains these protein-coding regions:
- a CDS encoding MurR/RpiR family transcriptional regulator; translated protein: MGKITTHFANKVPALSYTEKHVLYFIDAHLPEAKGMALTTLAKEVNVSTTSVIRMCQKLGFDGFSEFKYALKELGEETRREVTDSSISRFHKDLESTLSNLDEKDINRICRRMKEADRVVIIAVGLSKMFGEYFSKLLMQVNKPSMYIYESHMIDLFSNKVTKGDYIIFISSSGETKTLVETADKMTHQYVYTAAITNNINSTLTTLVDDSISTQVERAEYGGYDLTARSPLVLLVDLIFESYIKLIIEE
- a CDS encoding fructose-specific PTS transporter subunit EIIC produces the protein MELRSQTSENLIFFDVNWSTKQQVLEELVNALDEEGILTSRQDFLNTVYEREEVSATGMEKGLAIPHGKSPSVKKAAFAVARLNRPLSDWESIDPNNKVELVFLLAIPESEGGSTHLKILSELSTRLMNEEYYANLFNAKNASEFLEALDADKTSDTEAPQQPVTGKKVVAITACAAGIAHTYMAAEALEKAGRENGIQVKVEKQGANGIEDGLTAQDIKEADAVIFATDITPRGKERFNGLPYVQTRVAEPLKKGPELIDKALNSPDGTVQVEGDEGSSAGNGEKTSLLKEMGQGILTGISYMIPVIVSAGLMIGIAKLGAMPFGLVNDIHEPSFATHENPLFVLLHHLDKFGALIFQFMYPVFAAFLAFSIANRPGIVAGFIGGAFATGMHFQYWGVEGAVESGFLGALFLGLVAGYTAKFLNEKIKLHKNLQAMKPMLIIPAVSVLSIFLINFYFVDPVFGALNAGITNLIESAQGSGTLVLSAIIASATAFDLGGPVNKAAGAIAIGLAADQIFPLTPRVLAIVIPPIGLGLATLLDRYTVGRRVFDANLYVAGKTSLLLGFIAISEGAIPFMLRNPLITIPINILGAVIGACTAVFLGAVQWYPLPAVWGWPLVESFWAYFIGLAVGAFFIAFANIFVRYALMVRNERKSA